From Mercenaria mercenaria strain notata chromosome 17, MADL_Memer_1, whole genome shotgun sequence, the proteins below share one genomic window:
- the LOC123537305 gene encoding probable G-protein coupled receptor 19, giving the protein MTTSFNSTISVDIFLSRDKEDGSSEIQPMYRIIIESVLFLTIWITSALTNILVCVVIYRSRRVQSTTNYFVVSMAFSDLLLTFFCVPFILSRVMANQWVLGSVMCRLVRFIQTLSPATTISVLVTISVDRFYTIIYPLSFKITRGTAKHLISGCWLLSFIVCIFSIYFYESTYFGSSDRMSCPSFIPNSNLGSVIYGSMFVAFTYFLPAIFVVVVYTRIFRYIWTTGVRHRRVRRTENPVARNKVKMVKMLIIVTVLTFIGFCPHYIVQICFTFLTVEQIHPAIFIATFLLLFLTTIMKPLIYMLYNSNFRRGCREVFCMSNMRCYRSHTYAITRASNIGKKNHVGIMPMDTGNRIAIQSPTFTFNRTVISEKTAWPVSASISTTYL; this is encoded by the coding sequence ATGACGACGTCATTTAATTCGACTATTTCCGTCGACATATTTTTATCCAGGGACAAGGAAGATGGAAGCAGTGAAATACAGCCAATGTATAGGATTATTATAGAAAGTGTCTTATTTCTTACAATCTGGATAACAAGTGCTCTTACAAATATTTTAGTGTGCGTAGTGATATATCGCAGCCGCCGCGTACAGTCAACGACGAACTATTTCGTTGTGTCTATGGCGTTCTCGGATCTTTTGTTAACTTTTTTCTGCGTGCCATTTATTTTGTCAAGAGTTATGGCTAATCAATGGGTGCTGGGTTCAGTAATGTGCCGACTTGTCCGATTTATCCAAACTTTATCGCCGGCCACGACAATTTCAGTACTCGTAACGATATCCGTAGACAGATTTTATACAATAATTTATCCTCTCAGTTTTAAGATAACCCGCGGAACAGCGAAACATTTAATATCTGGCTGTTGGCTCTTATCCTTCATCGTatgtattttttcaatatatttttacgAATCTACTTATTTCGGCAGCTCTGACAGAATGAGTTGCCCGTCGTTTATACCAAATTCAAACCTTGGAAGTGTGATCTACGGATCCATGTTTGTAGCGTTTACATATTTTCTTCCGGCTATTTTTGTGGTGGTTGTATATACACGAATCTTCAGATACATTTGGACAACCGGCGTCAGACACCGTCGGGTCAGGAGGACGGAAAATCCGGTGGCAAGAAATAAAgtgaaaatggtgaaaatgcTTATCATCGTAACTGTGTTAACATTCATAGGGTTCTGTCCACACTATATTGTTCAAATATGTTTCACATTTTTAACAGTGGAACAAATTCATCCTGCAATTTTCATTGCTACTTTTCTACTTCTGTTCTTAACGACGATCATGAAACCTTTGATTTACATGCTGTATAATTCCAATTTCCGCCGGGGTTGTCGGGAAGTTTTCTGTATGTCAAACATGCGGTGTTACAGGAGTCATACGTATGCTATAACAAGGGCATCAAACATTGGCAAGAAAAATCATGTCGGGATCATGCCGATGGACACTGGCAACAGAATTGCGATTCAGTCACCGACATTCACTTTTAATAGGACTGTGATATCAGAGAAAACAGCGTGGCCGGTGTCGGCAAGCATTTCTACGACGTACTTGTAA